A region of Salvelinus alpinus chromosome 24, SLU_Salpinus.1, whole genome shotgun sequence DNA encodes the following proteins:
- the LOC139551855 gene encoding uncharacterized protein, whose protein sequence is MRIIGLHSPPHHQPLLSPAPPLTSPSPSPAPPHHQPLLSPAPPHHQPLPITSPSSHQPLLSPAPPLTSPSSHQPLPIISPSSHQPLLSPTPPLTSPSPSPAPPLTTPSHQPLLSPAPPLTSPSSHQPLLSPAPPHHQPLLSPPPLTSPSSHQPLLSPAPPLTSPSPSPAPPLTSPSSHQPLLSPAPPLTSPSSHQPLPITSPSSHQPLPNHQPLLSPAPPLTSPSPSSPSSHQPLPITSPSPPPAPPHHQPLPISSPSPSPAPLTSPSTSPVPPLTSPSSHQPLPNHQPLLSPAPPHHQPLPITSPSSHQPLPITSPSSHQPLL, encoded by the coding sequence ATGAGGATAATAGGGCTCCATTCCCCTCCCCATCACCAGCCCCTCCTCTCACCAGCCCCTCCTCTCACCAGCCCCTCCCCATCACCAGCCCCTCCCCATCACCAGCCCCTCCTCTCACCAGCCCCTCCCCATCACCAGCCCCTCCCCATCACCAGCCCCTCCTCTCACCAGCCCCTCCTCTCACCAGCCCCTCCTCTCACCAGCCCCTCCTCTCACCAACCCCTCCCCATCATCAGCCCCTCCTCTCACCAGCCCCTCCTCTCACCAACCCCTCCTCTCACCAGCCCCTCCCCATCACCAGCCCCTCCTCTCACCACCCCCTCTCACCAGCCCCTCCTCTCACCAGCCCCTCCTCTCACCAGCCCCTCCTCTCACCAACCCCTCCTCTCACCAGCCCCTCCCCATCACCAGCCCCTCCTCTCACCACCCCCTCTCACCAGCCCCTCCTCTCACCAGCCCCTCCTCTCACCAGCCCCTCCTCTCACCAGCCCCTCCCCATCACCAGCCCCTCCTCTCACCAGCCCCTCCTCTCACCAGCCCCTTCTCTCACCAGCCCCTCCTCTCACCAGCCCCTCCTCTCACCAGCCCCTCCCCATCACCAGCCCCTCGTCTCACCAGCCCCTCCCCAACCACCAGCCCCTCCTCTCACCAGCCCCTCCTCTCACCAGCCCCTCCCcatcatccccctcctctcaccAGCCCCTCCCCATCACCAGCCCCTCCCCACCACCAGCCCCTCCCCACCACCAGCCCCTCCCCATTTCCAGCCCCTCCCCATCACCAGCCCCTCTCACCAGCCCCTCCACATCACCTGTCCCTCCTCTCACCAGCCCCTCCTCTCACCAGCCCCTCCCCAACCACCAGCCCCTCCTCTCACCAGCCCCTCCCCATCACCAGCCCCTCCCCATCACCAGCCCCTCCTCTCACCAGCCCCTCCCCATCACCAGCCCCTCCTCTCACCAGCCCCTCCTCTAA
- the LOC139551854 gene encoding protein turtle homolog A-like, with amino-acid sequence MTPNALLRCQAVADPPQHDLQPLKSRVKIMVDGTLLITRITPDDSGNYTCMPTNGLLTPPTASASLTVRHPAQALLMPQQTYLPTGLGGLVSCPVRAQPLLLRVDWTKDGQPLDLAMYPGWTLTSEGSVFMATVNDDATGVYKCTPYNSFGTMGQSGPTTVILQHGWLFCSNPQDPPSLNVSPRKEYREEVGRTLVIPCQTTGEPAPTVTWSKVAPATLSQYSVAANGSLLLLPLSKDHQGVWECSVTNRVGTVKSSTLISALGTSPHAATLVSVFPGVKQANVSWEPGFDGGYPQKFTVWLKQMSVGDSGEKQEWLSVPVPSSSGSSLQVTGLVPDTEYQFSVLPHNKVGTGPFSEIATIRTLNTLPRRAKLEPPTSLSANQSLAGIVLQWSPVAQFPPITGFVLQSRAEQEEWFNLDEDISANRTVMIVPGLRKVTASPC; translated from the exons ATGACCCCGAATGCCCTGCTGCGGTGCCAGGCCGTGGCTGATCCCCCCCAACATGACCTACA GCCTCTAAAGTCCCGGGTGAAGATCATGGTGGACGGCACCCTCCTCATCACCCGCATCACCCCAGACGATTCTGGGAACTATACCTGCATGCCCACCAATGGGCTGTTAACTCCGCCTACTGCTTCCGCCAGTCTCACTGTGAGAC ACCCTGCCCAGGCTCTCCTGATGCCTCAGCAGACGTATCTCCCCACAGGCCTGGGGGGTCTGGTCTCCTGCCCTGTGAGAGCCCAGCCCCTCCTGCTCCGTGTTGATTGGACCAAGGATGGACAGCCACTGGATCTGGCCATG TACCCAGGATGGACGCTGACGTCTGAAGGCTCGGTGTTCATGGCAACTGTCAATGATGATGCAACAGGGGTGTACAAGTGCACCCCCTACAACAGCTTCGGGACCATGGGCCAATCAGGGCCCACGACAGTCATCCTACAG CATGGCTGGTTGTTTTGTTCCAACCCGCAGGACCCCCCGTCACTCAACGTGTCTCCCCGAAAGGAGTATCGAGAGGAGGTGGGTAGGACGCTTGTTATCCCCTGCCAGACCACTGGAGAGCCAGCCCCTACTGTAACCTGGAGCAAG GTTGCACCTGCCACACTCTCTCAGTACTCTGTAGCAGCCAACGGCTCCCTGCTGCTGCTTCCTCTCAGTAAAGACCACCAGGGGGTGTGGGAGTGCAGTGTTACCAACCGCGTGGGCACTGTCAAATCCAGCACTCTCATCTCAGCGCTGG gcACCAGTCCCCATGCTGCCACCCTGGTGTCTGTGTTTCCAGGGGTCAAGCAGGCCAATGTGTCCTGGGAACCAGGCTTTGATGGGGGATACCCCCAGAAATTCACTGTCTG GTTGAAGCAGATGTCTGTGGGTGACAGTGGGGAGAAACAGGAGTGGCTCTCTGTGCCCGTGCCCTCCTCCTCTGGCTCCAGTCTGCAGGTGACGGGGCTGGTCCCTGACACAGAGTACCAGTTCAGTGTCCTGCCACACAACAAAGTGGGCACTGGGCCTTTCAGTGAGATCGCCACCATCCGAACTCTGA ATACACTCCCAAGGAGAGCGAAACTAGAACCGCCCACAtcgctgtcagccaatcagagctTGGCAGGTATTGTCCTGCAATGGTCTCCTGTGGCTCAGTTCCCGCCCATCACTGGATTTGTCCTCCAATCTCGCGCAGAGCAAGAGGAGTGGTTCAATCTAGACGAGGACATCAGTGCCAATAGAACTGTGATGATCGTTCCAGGTCTGCGCAAGGTAACCGCCAGTCCCTGTTAG
- the LOC139552377 gene encoding uncharacterized protein — translation MGMDMYPASSRLLEFVPKPLLAGVMGGVAFLCLALILVLGTVCIISHKRDQRRRKRKDDLPPAIYKSPPSTGSLASSPDSVLKQKLLHSHYPGSTSRSCSSSQLDHSSFDRPSRSEYHDQCQQLLSCPPPPPHYAPHLPRTGSSPTSPLEFIFRGPDGLFMMQPYDQTSVHISHNIRSLRKDFPQSTEVQRSVSPCVRREPPLVLSVDLPPCGGSNPNPTTMVRAMAKHLSLHGRFYLDGKKDSCAGHPGESSLYSDSNSDMYPQPSLEESKPGYLSLKRAVQPAISSTLMLQMEHERETGNLSRCLKLAREREELERKLRKYTLERNATLDGKSKRPGIDEESWRETEECDPIWKPQESTSLQNHPHRCHPQANWGSSSMAKRPSSPSYIHWEASPLTSATSLVAALHTTSERTVTLHCDPPVTQCPSLSPVTQHHLRAKRLEGHSKRRVSHQPLERQEGKEAASFKTHTGLCDTTHMSTELKGDDSESHEWNSKSNQCHSNGRISHRSKPDVSVNKVHGVRKVALTKSQPFEKPSQHTVLDLSDCLEMSVDEPEGSVDPPTNPIKLQSLLAEKGHRGPQTTKKGHRGHPSKKSPVPREEREKWHRRSPRGRSPTTIQPPRPVLRKALSLGGSQNGDGRHHQRSHSLDSRRQSQGNFLTPDAWVDSLSHENCSSPFSFRPDSVFWEPEFTSAPETNHTEAPTACPPPPQDLQPPSKAPQQLYEAYKGNAHIPNVRKLVLERQQPLPPTPPPVPSVPIHPPHNPRKKASIFPDASRWPITYQEALRSVQRTEARKNASLPREHPRPSDCRGRTTAPSLLRGYSWPAPLHTSQPSQEEEKQEEVVEEEEGEERRGMRGMKWSWRLGGINRECQTQGGATVAMPARAVAGGVWSLPMGACPSACPQPSPALLRPSRRYRGTQRRHVYRTWRH, via the exons ATGG GGATGGATATGTACCCTGCCAGTTCCCGCCTCCTGGAGTTTGTACCCAAGCCGTTATTGGCTGGAGTGATGGGAGGAGTTGCCTTCCTGTGTTTGGCCCTCATCCTGGTCCTAGGGACAGTGTGTATCATCAGTCACAAGAGAGACCAGCGACGCAGGAAGAGGAAAGATG ATCTCCCTCCTGCCATCTATAAAAGCCCCCCCTCAAC CGGGTCACTTGCTAGCAGTCCAGACAGTGTGCTGAAGCAGAAGCTCCTCCACTCCCACTATCCTGGCTCCACCTCccgctcctgctcctcctcccagTTGGACCACTCCTCTTTCGACAGACCCAGCCGTAGTGAATACCATGACCAGTGCCAGCAGCTGCTCTCCTGCCCCCCACCACCTCCTCACTACGCCCCCCACCTCCCCAGGACAGGCTCTTCTCCCACTTCCCCTCTAGAGTTCATCTTCAGAGGCCCTGACGGTCTCTTCATGATGCAGCCCTATGACCAGACCTCTGTCCACATTTCCCACAACATAAGATCCCTGAGGAAAGACTTCCCACAATCCACTGAGGTCCAGAGGTCAGTGTCCCCCTGTGTGAGGAGGGAGCCGCCATTGGTCCTCTCAGTGGACCTACCCCCCTGTGGTGGATCTAACCCCAACCCCACGACCATGGTCCGTGCAATGGCCAAACACCTTTCCCTCCATGGACGATTCTACCTGGATGGGAAGAAAGACAGTTGTGCTGGACATCCAGGCGAGAGTAGTCTCTACTCGGACAGTAACTCAGACATGTACCCCCAGCCTAGCCTGGAGGAGAGCAAACCAGGATACCTGTCACTAAAGCGGGCCGTCCAGCCTGCCATCTCCAGCACCCTGATGCTACAGATGGAGCATGAGAGGGAGACCGGCAACCTGAGCAGGTGTCTGAAGCTGGcccgggagagagaggagctggagaGAAAGCTACGGAAGTACACACTGGAGAGGAACGCTACTTTAGATGGGAAGAGCAAGAGACCAGGCATAGAtgaggagagctggagagagactgaAGAATGTGATCCCATATGGAAACCTCAGGAAAGCACCTCCCTACAAAACCACCCCCATCGCTGTCATCCTCAGGCCAACTGGGGGAGCTCTAGCATGGCCAAAAGGCCTTCGTCCCCATCTTATATTCACTGGGAGGCCAGCCCTCTCACCTCAGCCACCAGCCTGGTCGCAGCCCTTCACACCACCTCTGAGAGGACAGTGACCCTCCACTGTGACCCTCCAGTCACTCAATGTCCCTCTCTGTCACCTGTCACACAACACCACCTCAGGGCTAAGAGATTAGAGGGTCACTCTAAGAGGAGGGTGAGTCACCAGCCACTAGAGAGGCAAGAAGGGAAAGAAGCTGCGAGTTTCAAGACACACACAGGGCTTTGTGATACTACTCACATGTCAACAGAGTTGAAGGGAGATGACTCAGAGTCACATGAATGGAACAGCAAGAGCAATCAATGCCATTCCAATGGCAGAATTTCACACAGGTCTAAGCCAGATGTCTCTGTCAACAAAGTGCATGGTGTAAGGAAAGTGGCGTTAACAAAGTCACAGCCATTTGAAAAGCCATCTCAACACACAGTGTTGGATCTCTCAGACTGTTTAGAGATGAGTGTGGATGAACCAGAAGGCTCAGTTGATCCTCCTACAAATCCCATAAAGCTCCAGAGCCTATTGGCAGAGAAAGGCCACAGAGGACCGCAAACCACAAAAAAAGGCCACAGAGGCCATCCATCCAAAAAGAGCCCAGTACCTAGAGAGGAGCGGGAGAAGTGGCACAGGAGATCACCTCGGGGCAGAAGCCCAACTACCATTCAGCCTCCCAGGCCGGTGCTCAGGAAGGCCCTCAGTCTAGGAGGCTCTCAGAACGGGGACGGCCGCCACCACCAGCGCAGCCACAGTCTAGATTCCAGGAGACAATCCCAGGGTAACTTCCTGACGCCTGACGCCTGGGTCGACTCTCTCAGCCATGAGAACtgttcctctcctttctcctttcgACCAGACTCTGTGTTCTGGGAACCGGAATTCACCTCAGCTCCTGAGACCAACCACACAGAGGCCCCCACTGCCTGCCCACCTCCCCCCCAGGACCTCCAGCCTCCCAGCAAGGCCCCACAGCAACTTTATGAAGCATACAAGGGTAATGCGCACATCCCAAATGTAAGAAAACTGGTGCTGGAGAGACAGCAGCCGCTCCCCCCAACCCCTCCTCCAGTGCCTTCGGTCCCCATCCACCCCCCCCACAACCCCCGCAAAAAGGCCTCCATCTTCCCAGACGCCTCCAGGTGGCCCATCACCTACCAGGAGGCCCTGAGGTCTGTGCAGCGCACGGAGGCCAGGAAGAATGCCTCTCTCCCCAGGGAgcaccccagaccatcagactgtagAGGCAGAACTACAGCTCCCTCTCTGCTCAGAGGTTACAGCTGGCCCGCACCCCTTCACACCTCTCAGCCGTcccaggaggaggagaagcaggaggaggtggtagaagaggaggaaggagaggagaggagaggtatgcgGGGCATGAAATGGAGCTGGAGATTGGGAGGTATCAACCGGGAGTGCCAGACTCAGGGAGGAGCTACAGTAGCTATGCCAGCCAGAGCAGTGGCAGGGGGAGTCTGGAGCCTCCCAATGGGTGCCTGTCCATCTGCCTGTCCCCAACCCTCACCAGCTCTCCTGAGGCCATCGAGGAGATACAGGGGAACACAGAGGAGACACGTCTACAGGACATGGAGGCATTGA